In the Camelus ferus isolate YT-003-E chromosome 34, BCGSAC_Cfer_1.0, whole genome shotgun sequence genome, one interval contains:
- the LOC102520645 gene encoding taste receptor type 2 member 7-like — MPGKVENTLILIAVGEFSLGILGNVFIGLVNFVDWIKHRKIASIDLILTSLAISRISLLCIILLDCFILVQYPDVYTAGKQMRIIDCFWTLTNHLSVWFATCLSIFYFLKIANFFHPLFLWMKLRIDNAIPKILLGCLALSVFFSLPVSGNLNDDFRFCVKAKLKTNLTLRCKINKAQYASTKIYLNLLTLVPFSVSLISFLLLILSLWRHTRRMQLNATGSRDPSIEAHVGAMKAVISFLLLFIAYYLAYLVATSSYFLPETELAVMVGEVTALICPSSHSLILILENSKLRKAFLRVLWKVKYVLKRSC; from the coding sequence atgCCAGGTAAGGTGGAGAACACCTTAATCCTCATAGCAGTAGGAGAATTTTCGCTGGGGATCTTAGGGAATGTGTTCATTGGATTGGTAAACTTTGTGGACTGGATCAAGCATAGGAAGATCGCCTCCattgatttaatcctcacaagtcTGGCCATATCCAGAATTTCTCTATTGTGTATAATACTATTAGACTGTTTTATACTGGTTCAGTATCCAGACGTCTATACTGCCGGTAAACAAATGAGAATCATTGACTGCTTCTGGACACTAACCAACCATTTAAGTGTCTGGTTTGCCACCTGCCTGAGCATCTTCTATTTCCTCAAGATAGCTAATTTCTTCCATCCCCTTTTCCTCTGGATGAAGCTGAGAATTGACAATGCGATTCCTAAGATCCTGCTGGGGTGCTTGGCCCTCTCTGTGTTTTTTAGCCTTCCTGTCTCTGGGAATTTGAATGATGATTTCAGGTTTTGTGTCAAGGCAAAGTTGAAAACAAACTTAACTTTgagatgcaaaataaataaagcgCAATATGCTTCCACCAAGATATATCTCAACCTGCTAACACTAGTCCCCTTTTCTGTGTCCCTGATCTCGTTTCTCCTCTTGATTCTCTCCCTGTGGAGACACACCCGGCGAATGCAGCTCAATGCCACAGGGTCCAGAGACCCCAGCATAGAAGCCCATGTGGGAGCCATGAAGGCGgtcatctccttcctcctccttttcattGCCTACTACTTGGCCTATCTTGTAGCCACCTCCAGCTACTTTCTACCAGAGACTGAATTAGCTGTGATGGTTGGTGAGGTGACAGCTCTAATCTGTCCCTCAAGCCATTCACTTATCCTAATTCTGGAGAACAGTAAATTAAGAAAAGCATTTCTAAGGGTTCTATGGAAAGTAAAGTATGTCCTAAAAAGGAGTTGCTAA
- the TAS2R10 gene encoding taste receptor type 2 member 10 translates to MLSVGEGLLLFVAVSETVLGVLGNGFIGLVNCTDCVRNKKFSMISFILTGLATSRIGLLWLIITDGFVRIFFPEMYSSGNLVDYISYSWIILNQLSVCLATSLSVFYFLKIAKFSHHIFLWLKRRLNRVLLIPMGLLLISWLFTFPQMVRIISDNRIRNGSTTGVTNMHKDKFLTYQISLNLGTILPFLLCLITCFLLIISLWRHNRKMKLNATGFRDPSTEAHIKAMKVLISFVILFFLYFVGVAIETYHYTQPENKVLFIFGMATTAIYPWGHSFILILGNRKLKQASLKVLKHVKCWEREKLLRIP, encoded by the coding sequence ATGCTAAGTGTAGGAGAAGGCCTCCTTCTTTTTGTAGCAGTTAGTGAGACAGTACTGGGGGTTTTAGGGAACGGATTTATTGGACTTGTAAACTGCACTGACTGTGTGAGAAACAAGAAATTCTCTATGATCAGCTTTATTCTCACTGGCTTAGCTACTTCGAGAATTGGTCTGTTATGGTTAATAATTACAGACGGATTTGTAAGGATATTCTTTCCAGAAATGTATTCCTCCGGTAACCTGGTTGACTATATTAGTTACTCATGGATAATTCTGAATCAATTAAGTGTCTGTCTTGCCACCAGCCTCAGTGTCTTCTATTTCCTGAAGATAGCAAAATTTTCCCACCACATTTTTCTCTGGTTGAAGAGAAGACTCAACAGGGTTCTTCTCATTCCAATGGGATTATTGCTAATTTCATGGTTATTTACTTTTCCACAGATGGTGAGGATTATTAGTGATAATAGAATAAGAAATGGAAGTACAACCGGGGTAACCAACATGCACAAAGATAAATTCCTTACATACCAGATTTCTCTCAATCTGGGGACCATTCTCCCCTTTCTACTCTGCCTGATTACATGTTTCCTATTGATCATTTCCCTTTGGAGGCACAACAGGAAGATGAAATTGAATGCCACAGGATTCAGGGACCCCAGCACAGAAGCACATATCAAAGCAATGAAAGTCTTGATATCTTTTGTcatcttgtttttcttatattttgtagGCGTTGCTATAGAAACATATCACTATACTCAGCCAGAAAACAAAGTGCTGTTTATTTTTGGTATGGCAACCACAGCCATCTATCCCTGGGGTCACTCATTTATCCTAATTCTAGGAAACCGCAAACTGAAGCAAGCCTCTTTGAAGGTACTGAAGCATGTAAAGTGCTGGGAAAGAGAGAAACTTCTCAGAATTCCATGA